From Rutidosis leptorrhynchoides isolate AG116_Rl617_1_P2 chromosome 3, CSIRO_AGI_Rlap_v1, whole genome shotgun sequence, a single genomic window includes:
- the LOC139897793 gene encoding protein HOMOLOG OF MAMMALIAN LYST-INTERACTING PROTEIN 5-like, which yields MANDNEPAKLLLPYLQRADELQKHEPLVAYYCRLYAMERGLKIPQSERTKTTNSLLVSLMKQLEKDKKSLQLGPDDHLHIEGFASNVFAKADKQDRAGRADLNTAKTFYAASIFFEILNQFSDVQADLEQKQKYAAWKAADIRKAIKEGRKPVPGQPGGDKDLSDTSSGGYDPESSRIEPTTKHAPESHPSFKSYDRTDSQQFTNNFPSPPPENTPPPPENTPPPPSSHFQPPPSNFPPPSSTIPPPPPPPPPPTYSSNDYPSNTFQQNPSDDYPSNNYQQQPPSDNSTYSQNYHHQPSSYSQEPQHHISQNYPSQDPSLNYPNFQSYPSFSETTLPAAPPHHPTSSYYQPSDYPSTGQYKSSSGNGSVHVPEPALASAQSYQYDSNYQPAPEKIAEAHKAARFAVGALAFDDVFVAVDYLKKSLELLTNPSASV from the exons ATGGCTAACGATAACGAACCAGCGAAGCTACTGTTACCGTACCTTCAACGTGCCGATGAATTACAAAAGCACGAGCCACTCGTCGCATACTACT GTCGATTATATGCGATGGAACGTGGTTTGAAGATTCCTCAAAGTGAGCGAACAAAAACTACCAATTCTTTGCTCGTATCTCTTATGAAACAGCTTGAAAAG GATAAGAAGTCACTGCAGTTGGGGCCTGATGATCATCTCCACATTGAAGGATTTGCGTCAAATGTTTTTGCAAAAGCTGATAAGCAAGACCGTGCTGGGAGAGCTGATCT CAACACAGCTAAGACGTTCTATGCTGCCAGCATATTCTTTGAAATCCTTAACCAGTTTAGTGATGTTCAAGCCGAT CTTGAGCAGAAACAGAAATATGCAGCTTGGAAAGCAGCAGATATAAGGAAAGCTATAAAAGAAGGTAGGAAACCTGTACCGGGCCAACCTGGCGGCGACAAAGATCTGTCAGATACCTCAAGCGGTGGATAT GACCCTGAATCGAGCAGAATTGAACCAACTACAAAACACGCACCAGAATCCCATCCTTCATTCAAATCATATGATAGAACCGATTCCCAACAGTTTACAAATAATTTCCCTTCACCGCCACCGGAAAATACTCCACCGCCACCGGAGAATACTCCACCGCCACCATCATCACACTTTCAACCACCACCTTCAAATTTTCCCCCACCATCTTCTACCATcccgccaccgccaccgccaccgccaccgccaaCCTATTCTTCCAATGATTATCCATCTAATACTTTTCAGCAAAATCCTTCTGATGATTATCCATCCAATAATTATCAACAACAACCACCTTCTGATAATTCAACATACTCTCAAAATTATCATCATCAACCGTCATCAtattcacaagaaccacaacatcACATATCCCAAAACTACCCTTCTCAAGATCCCTCGCTCAATTATCCTAATTTCCAATCTTACCCTAGTTTTTCCGAAACTACCCTTCCAGCAGCGCCACCTCATCATCCCACATCATCATATTACCAACCTTCAGATTATCCATCTACAGGTCAATATAAGTCAAGTTCAGGAAACGGGTCAGTTCATGTTCCAGAACCTGCACTTGCATCTGCACAATCGTATCAGTATGACAGTAACTACCAACCTGCCCCTGAGAAAATAGCAGAAGCACATAAGGCAGCTAGGTTTGCTGTTGGAGCATTGGCATTTGATGATGTTTTTGTTGCTGTTGACTACCTTAAAAAATCTCTTGAACTGCTTACTAATCCATCAGCAAGCGTTTGA